The Paenibacillus tianjinensis genome has a window encoding:
- a CDS encoding VOC family protein: protein MIVTPTLHFYGQCEEAIGLYQKAFNLKTSYILHYSDADPRDWNVSLTPEQQAYVYHSEGYIGSQRFMLADEIGLDASKSTSLFLTVTFETADQVKQAYQVLTDGGSVIHPLRSTTYSSCMASVVDKFGFRWGLMTEQTER, encoded by the coding sequence ATGATCGTGACCCCTACGCTGCACTTTTACGGACAATGTGAAGAAGCCATCGGCTTGTACCAAAAGGCTTTTAACCTAAAAACCAGTTACATACTGCATTACTCTGATGCAGATCCGCGCGACTGGAACGTCAGCTTAACTCCAGAACAGCAAGCGTATGTATACCACTCAGAGGGTTATATCGGCAGTCAGCGTTTCATGCTTGCAGATGAAATCGGGCTGGATGCATCAAAGAGCACCTCTCTTTTCCTTACCGTGACTTTTGAAACTGCGGATCAGGTAAAACAGGCATACCAGGTTCTAACGGACGGCGGCAGCGTCATTCATCCCTTGCGCAGCACAACCTACAGTTCATGTATGGCTTCAGTCGTTGATAAGTTTGGCTTCCGCTGGGGACTGATGACGGAGCAGACGGAGAGATAG
- a CDS encoding ClbS/DfsB family four-helix bundle protein has translation MASYEYTSKQNLVETIHTHYLLLDAEFAEINDSHKDLRIPEVDRTPAEMIAYQLGWLHLVMGWDKAELEGRAVCMPSPLYKWNQLGGLYQSFYSEYAVYSLAELRELFRQAEQQWLAWIGTLTEEELFTQGIRGWTGSKDNWPMARWIHINSAAPFKSFRAKIRKWKKHLYSKDDMVEY, from the coding sequence ATGGCAAGCTATGAATACACATCCAAACAGAATTTAGTGGAAACCATTCATACCCATTACCTGTTGCTGGACGCTGAATTTGCAGAAATCAATGACAGTCACAAAGATTTGCGGATACCCGAAGTGGATCGGACACCTGCCGAGATGATCGCCTATCAGCTGGGCTGGCTTCATTTGGTGATGGGCTGGGACAAGGCGGAGCTTGAAGGGCGTGCTGTATGTATGCCATCTCCGCTCTATAAATGGAACCAGCTTGGAGGTCTGTACCAATCCTTTTACTCAGAGTATGCCGTATATTCACTAGCTGAGCTCCGGGAATTATTCCGGCAGGCGGAACAGCAGTGGCTGGCTTGGATCGGCACGTTAACCGAAGAAGAATTATTTACCCAAGGCATCCGCGGGTGGACAGGCAGCAAGGACAACTGGCCGATGGCCCGCTGGATTCACATCAATTCGGCTGCGCCGTTTAAGAGCTTCCGGGCAAAAATCAGAAAGTGGAAAAAGCACCTGTATTCCAAGGATGATATGGTAGAATATTGA
- a CDS encoding glycosyltransferase family 39 protein — protein MVRRIQKSMYVILALFMGLFMVSCFFIRAKYSYFVYGDTPVLEKQELGLFILVIAVVLALSVALYKISLKLNKFSRKVVIPVVLLCSFTVQLAIIFLFPRLPTDDSQTVLSLALDMLYRGDYSSFDTSGYLHMFPFNFSTVLYLKMLLFAFPDNYLTLKIFNILFTLVTTLMIYLLYKELNYKSKEQDYGILVFAATYIPSLLMSNFIYNDVIATAFLTSAVYCAVKFIKKRSLKDIIFAAILLAVGNYFRSIGVIFLITILLSLLFSIRTIGVKKGVTALFVTAIVFNVPGWTQNAVLQAANVVDEPVNANSAPVYMWLNMGINLETFGFWDNRESYRIYQQDANYNKAESTELFKEEISNKLSGASLGDLVNMYYKKIIWTWTEGTYQVERYGLGNDGSSGNSGRMIGAVMDSYSYTNAATDLFKGDSNYRSGLLWLLYVLNFLMYGGILIRLVGGIRAGRFEEDPVILVVLGFIGFYLLWEIKSRYIYPVYPMLLVLSYMGFKDIYEYMLKRYFTR, from the coding sequence ATGGTACGGAGAATTCAAAAATCAATGTATGTCATACTCGCGTTATTCATGGGACTGTTTATGGTGTCCTGCTTTTTTATCAGGGCGAAGTATAGCTATTTCGTATACGGAGATACGCCGGTGCTGGAGAAGCAGGAGCTGGGGCTCTTTATTCTGGTCATTGCGGTAGTGCTGGCACTAAGCGTTGCGCTGTATAAAATAAGTCTGAAGCTTAACAAATTCAGCAGAAAAGTCGTCATTCCAGTTGTACTGCTATGTTCCTTTACTGTTCAGCTCGCGATCATCTTCCTGTTCCCCCGCCTGCCGACGGATGATTCACAGACAGTGCTGTCACTGGCGCTCGATATGCTGTACCGGGGGGATTATTCATCCTTTGACACGAGCGGTTATCTGCATATGTTTCCGTTTAATTTCTCGACCGTCTTGTACTTGAAAATGCTGCTGTTTGCCTTCCCGGACAATTACCTGACCCTCAAAATATTCAATATTCTGTTTACACTCGTTACAACGCTAATGATCTATCTGCTGTACAAAGAACTCAATTACAAATCCAAAGAACAGGACTATGGGATCTTAGTTTTTGCCGCAACCTATATTCCCTCCTTATTGATGAGCAATTTCATCTATAACGATGTGATCGCAACGGCCTTTCTGACGAGCGCTGTATATTGTGCCGTGAAATTTATCAAAAAAAGATCGCTCAAGGATATTATCTTCGCAGCAATTCTGCTGGCCGTAGGGAACTACTTCCGGAGTATCGGCGTTATTTTTCTGATTACGATCCTCCTTAGTCTGCTGTTCAGCATACGTACGATAGGGGTGAAGAAGGGCGTAACCGCGTTATTCGTCACGGCTATTGTATTTAATGTTCCCGGCTGGACTCAGAATGCAGTGTTGCAGGCGGCGAATGTCGTTGATGAACCGGTTAATGCAAACTCTGCGCCCGTCTATATGTGGCTGAATATGGGAATCAATCTGGAGACGTTCGGCTTCTGGGACAACCGGGAGAGCTATAGGATCTATCAGCAGGATGCCAACTATAATAAAGCTGAAAGTACGGAGCTGTTTAAAGAGGAAATCAGCAATAAGCTCTCTGGGGCGAGCCTGGGCGATTTAGTGAACATGTATTACAAGAAAATCATCTGGACCTGGACGGAAGGCACTTATCAGGTGGAACGGTACGGGCTTGGAAATGACGGATCCTCCGGCAACAGCGGAAGAATGATTGGGGCTGTTATGGATAGCTACAGTTACACGAATGCTGCTACAGATTTGTTTAAGGGTGATTCCAATTACCGGAGCGGACTGCTGTGGCTGCTATATGTCCTGAACTTCCTGATGTACGGCGGTATCCTCATCCGTCTGGTTGGCGGAATTAGAGCCGGAAGGTTTGAGGAAGACCCTGTTATTCTAGTGGTTCTTGGATTTATCGGCTTCTATCTCCTGTGGGAAATCAAGTCCCGGTATATATATCCGGTGTACCCGATGCTGCTTGTGTTGTCCTACATGGGCTTCAAAGACATATACGAATATATGTTGAAACGATATTTCACTAGATGA
- a CDS encoding ABC transporter ATP-binding protein: MARNKFDVDENLESPFNIKHFRRAMVYIKRKQKPMIIAFILSALSAAISLSAPLIMQHVVDVTIPAKAKLALVGWSVLMLLTIVVSVILATIRSRIMTSVGQDIIFDIRTDLFKHLQELPFKYYDDRPQGKILIRVVNYVNSVSDVLSNGIINFILEIVNLVFIAAFMFAVDVRLSFVTLAGLPVFLGIMLLIKTRQRRAWQAVSNKSSNLNAYLQESISGIGVTQMFSREQRNEGIFTRLAGNFRTEWMRALRFNALIPFSVDNLATIVTTLIFLVGLLTLSPQDATFGVILAMSTYAARFWQPILNLSNLYNNFINAVAYLERIFETLDEPVTVSDIPGAEELLPVRGQVTFDDVTFAYDPGLNILENISFNVQAGESVALVGPTGAGKTTVVNLISRFYNLTGGSILIDGQDISQVTMKSLRSQMGIMLQDSFIFSGTILDNIRYGKLDATEEEVIAAAKTVCADEFIREFEHGYMTEVNERGSKLSQGQRQLISFARTLLADPRILILDEATSSIDAKTERLLQKGLNELLKGRTSFIIAHRLSTVKNCDRIMYVSNKGIAESGSHDELIASRGLYYRLYTAQKMEA, translated from the coding sequence ATGGCAAGGAATAAATTCGACGTCGACGAAAATCTGGAATCTCCATTTAATATCAAACACTTCCGGCGTGCAATGGTGTACATCAAACGGAAGCAGAAACCGATGATTATTGCGTTCATTCTCAGCGCCTTATCCGCCGCCATTTCGCTGTCGGCCCCGCTGATTATGCAGCATGTCGTGGATGTAACCATTCCGGCAAAAGCGAAGCTTGCGCTGGTCGGCTGGTCGGTGCTGATGCTGCTGACCATCGTGGTCAGCGTCATTCTGGCGACCATCCGTTCACGCATTATGACGAGCGTCGGGCAGGACATTATTTTTGACATCCGTACGGATTTGTTCAAGCATCTGCAGGAACTGCCCTTCAAATATTATGACGACCGCCCGCAGGGAAAAATCCTCATCCGGGTTGTCAACTACGTCAACTCGGTTTCCGATGTGCTGTCCAACGGTATTATCAACTTTATTCTGGAAATCGTGAATCTGGTGTTCATTGCCGCCTTCATGTTCGCCGTTGATGTCCGGCTCTCCTTCGTGACACTGGCCGGACTGCCTGTATTCCTCGGCATCATGCTGCTGATCAAAACCCGGCAGCGCCGGGCATGGCAAGCGGTATCCAATAAGAGCTCCAACCTGAATGCCTACCTGCAGGAGAGCATCAGCGGAATCGGTGTCACCCAGATGTTCTCACGGGAACAGCGCAATGAAGGCATCTTCACCCGTCTGGCCGGCAATTTCCGGACAGAGTGGATGCGGGCCTTGCGTTTTAACGCGCTGATTCCGTTCTCTGTCGACAATCTGGCAACGATCGTTACAACACTGATCTTTTTGGTAGGCCTGCTCACGCTGAGCCCGCAAGATGCCACCTTCGGCGTCATTCTCGCCATGAGCACCTACGCCGCCCGCTTCTGGCAGCCGATCCTGAATCTCTCGAACCTGTATAACAACTTCATAAATGCTGTCGCCTATCTGGAGCGTATCTTTGAAACGCTGGATGAACCGGTTACGGTAAGCGATATCCCCGGTGCGGAGGAACTGCTGCCTGTTCGGGGCCAGGTCACCTTCGACGACGTAACCTTTGCCTATGATCCTGGACTGAACATCCTGGAGAATATCTCCTTTAATGTTCAGGCAGGTGAGAGTGTCGCCCTTGTCGGACCGACCGGCGCGGGCAAAACAACGGTCGTCAACCTGATCTCCCGCTTCTATAATCTTACCGGCGGCAGCATCCTGATTGATGGCCAGGATATCTCGCAGGTCACCATGAAATCCCTGCGCAGCCAGATGGGAATTATGCTGCAGGACAGCTTTATCTTCTCCGGGACGATCCTGGACAATATCCGTTACGGCAAACTCGATGCAACCGAGGAAGAGGTTATTGCTGCGGCGAAGACGGTCTGTGCGGACGAATTCATCCGCGAGTTCGAACACGGGTATATGACGGAGGTGAATGAGCGCGGCTCCAAGCTCTCGCAAGGCCAACGGCAGCTCATCTCCTTCGCCAGAACGCTGCTGGCTGACCCGCGTATTCTGATTCTGGACGAAGCCACCTCCTCCATCGACGCCAAGACCGAGCGGCTGCTGCAGAAGGGCCTTAACGAACTGCTCAAGGGGCGCACCTCGTTCATTATCGCGCACCGCCTGTCTACCGTGAAAAACTGCGACCGCATTATGTATGTGTCGAACAAAGGTATCGCGGAAAGCGGCTCCCATGATGAGCTGATCGCAAGCCGCGGCCTTTACTACCGGCTCTATACGGCGCAGAAAATGGAAGCCTAA
- a CDS encoding ABC transporter ATP-binding protein — protein sequence MFELKWLWQNLKGNRTRYIVALCLSVVGSALTIVNPYISQRIVDTFIAGDNAVQNLTEERGLLIALCLGMIGFSLLRTGLAYLTTMQYERSSQNMMYNIRIYLYNKIQGQDREYYDHNRTGDLMTKMTGDLDMVRHSMAWIFKTIIESLTIFAAAVIYFFTIDAELTLWMLILSPPIFIVAYIFARRVRPMYIDLRERLSQLNTTTQENISGNRVVKAFAREEFEIEKFTDKNVNYSVANKKAALVWLDYFPYLETFAQGFNVILMIAGGLYLMDGRITFGEFAAFSSLIWAISNPMRNIGIIINDIQRFFASLSKIVDIYYARPAIANEHNPVDKRRYEGRIEFQNVSFKYDSAVVLDDVSFTVEPGETVAIMGSTGAGKTTIVNLIPRFYDVTSGRVLVDGVDVRELELDELRGNIGMATQDVLLFSDTIDGNIAYGDPELPEEEVMDYARLAAAHEFITKMPEGYDTVVGERGVGLSGGQKQRIALARAMAVRRPILILDDTTSAVDLETEEHIQRSLRELEYPCTKIIIAQRVSTTCEADRILILDRGRLIEEGTHAELLAKRGYYYDVFMLQNEGIGRQVSQHGKE from the coding sequence ATGTTCGAGCTTAAATGGCTGTGGCAGAACCTCAAGGGGAACCGGACGAGGTATATTGTGGCACTCTGCCTCTCGGTGGTAGGCTCAGCTCTTACGATCGTGAATCCGTACATCAGTCAGCGCATTGTCGATACGTTTATAGCCGGCGATAATGCAGTGCAGAATCTGACAGAGGAACGCGGGCTTCTGATTGCGCTTTGTCTGGGCATGATCGGCTTTTCCCTGCTGCGAACCGGTCTTGCTTATCTGACAACGATGCAGTACGAGCGTTCCTCGCAAAACATGATGTACAACATCCGTATTTATCTGTACAACAAGATTCAGGGACAGGACAGGGAGTATTACGACCATAACCGCACCGGTGACCTTATGACCAAGATGACAGGGGATCTGGACATGGTCCGGCACTCGATGGCATGGATTTTCAAAACAATCATCGAATCACTGACGATTTTTGCTGCTGCCGTCATCTATTTCTTCACGATTGATGCGGAGCTGACGCTGTGGATGCTGATTCTTTCGCCGCCGATTTTTATTGTGGCCTACATATTTGCGCGGCGCGTCCGCCCGATGTATATTGATCTGCGCGAGCGGCTGTCCCAGCTTAACACGACTACCCAGGAGAATATCTCCGGCAACCGGGTCGTCAAGGCGTTCGCCCGCGAGGAATTCGAAATTGAGAAATTCACAGACAAGAATGTGAACTATTCGGTAGCCAATAAGAAAGCCGCACTCGTCTGGCTTGATTATTTCCCTTACCTGGAGACCTTCGCTCAAGGCTTCAACGTTATTCTGATGATCGCCGGCGGACTTTATCTGATGGACGGCCGGATTACCTTTGGTGAATTCGCAGCCTTCTCCTCACTCATCTGGGCCATTTCGAACCCGATGCGCAATATCGGTATTATTATCAATGATATCCAGCGTTTTTTTGCCAGTCTATCCAAAATCGTCGATATTTACTATGCCCGGCCGGCGATTGCAAACGAGCACAATCCTGTTGATAAACGCCGTTATGAGGGCCGTATCGAGTTTCAGAATGTCAGCTTCAAATACGACAGTGCCGTCGTACTGGACGATGTCAGCTTCACGGTGGAGCCTGGTGAAACCGTAGCCATTATGGGCTCAACGGGTGCGGGCAAGACAACCATCGTCAATCTGATCCCCCGGTTCTACGATGTAACTTCGGGACGTGTACTCGTGGATGGCGTTGATGTGCGGGAACTGGAGCTTGATGAGCTGCGGGGCAATATCGGCATGGCTACCCAGGATGTGCTCCTATTCTCCGATACGATTGACGGAAACATCGCTTATGGTGATCCTGAGCTTCCGGAGGAAGAGGTGATGGATTACGCCCGGCTCGCAGCCGCCCATGAATTCATCACCAAAATGCCCGAAGGCTACGATACGGTTGTCGGGGAACGCGGTGTCGGCCTGTCTGGCGGGCAAAAGCAGCGTATCGCGCTGGCGCGGGCGATGGCCGTCCGCCGTCCGATCCTGATTCTGGACGATACGACCTCTGCGGTCGATCTGGAGACAGAGGAGCATATTCAGCGCAGTCTGCGCGAGCTGGAATACCCTTGCACGAAGATCATTATTGCACAGCGGGTATCCACAACCTGTGAAGCCGACCGTATCCTGATCCTGGACCGCGGCCGTCTGATCGAGGAAGGCACCCATGCCGAGCTTCTGGCGAAGCGGGGTTATTATTACGACGTGTTTATGCTGCAGAACGAGGGCATTGGAAGGCAGGTGAGCCAGCATGGCAAGGAATAA
- a CDS encoding GNAT family N-acetyltransferase, with protein sequence MIKEFVIRNVRDGEEEKLEKFGFVLKMLYLYHGDLDKRNMFLAVKDEEVVAVAHLMPHDTFDAEGHDEDPGFVRYLISEIRFADEDEDEAIKDALLDAMIVRAQEIKAQHPDKRIVIAQYTDTDDLPELSYYLKRGFTVYDTIVVFKYDLSREIPQYPLPEGVQIRPYMLDNNEAREQYHQAELASFDGVTWSMNQLAWMQGAEEMTNFCAFSGDRFLGNTSTWRIAEGHSATENVFVIPEWQKQGIARNLVYTALQYLKDQGKTIATLGTHGTNKKAIRLYTQIGYELDGFRLTLGYAID encoded by the coding sequence TTGATCAAAGAGTTTGTGATCCGAAATGTGCGGGATGGAGAGGAAGAGAAGCTTGAGAAATTCGGTTTTGTGCTCAAAATGCTCTATCTGTATCACGGGGATCTGGATAAGAGAAATATGTTCCTGGCTGTAAAAGATGAGGAAGTGGTGGCCGTTGCCCATCTCATGCCCCATGATACATTTGATGCAGAAGGGCATGACGAAGACCCGGGCTTTGTCCGCTATCTAATCAGTGAAATCAGGTTTGCTGATGAGGATGAGGATGAGGCGATCAAAGATGCCTTGCTGGATGCGATGATTGTCCGCGCCCAAGAGATCAAGGCACAGCATCCGGATAAGCGGATTGTGATCGCCCAATATACGGATACGGATGACCTCCCGGAGCTAAGCTATTACCTGAAACGCGGGTTTACGGTTTACGATACCATTGTCGTATTCAAATATGACCTGAGCCGGGAGATTCCGCAGTATCCTTTGCCTGAGGGGGTGCAGATACGCCCCTATATGCTGGATAACAACGAAGCCCGGGAACAATATCATCAGGCAGAGCTCGCCTCCTTCGACGGTGTAACCTGGAGCATGAACCAGCTGGCCTGGATGCAGGGGGCAGAGGAAATGACGAACTTCTGCGCGTTTAGCGGGGATCGGTTCCTGGGCAACACCTCAACCTGGAGAATTGCTGAAGGTCATAGTGCAACGGAAAATGTATTCGTCATCCCGGAATGGCAGAAACAAGGGATTGCCCGGAACCTCGTTTATACCGCGCTGCAATACCTGAAAGATCAGGGCAAAACCATCGCCACCCTGGGCACCCATGGGACCAATAAAAAAGCCATCCGGCTCTATACTCAAATCGGCTACGAGCTGGACGGATTCAGGCTGACCCTGGGGTATGCGATTGATTAA
- a CDS encoding aminoglycoside phosphotransferase family protein, which yields MASILSNIDWTGRSSLLEKLLKEQEPLVTQAMAHGFEAEVMKIVSGQESFVLKLWNKSSRPDIGAQYHLLKELFERGIAVSEPLGWGIDANGDKVLLTTFDGTPVKKVNARKLADMLAKLHQVKVKDLQGTHLPFNDFMKYFFPGAEEYADISRLLIPLIQRAQMKQDSIIHGDFHMNNIVEKNGRYTVIDWTNGQAGDPGYDFAWSVVLLRVYASAPYAATFRSAYLQRYNIGPEKLKIYKALAVLRWMLLQRSGGVPVKQDTFQRITGIAEHNPFLQG from the coding sequence ATGGCAAGCATCCTAAGCAATATTGACTGGACCGGGAGAAGCAGTCTGCTTGAAAAGCTGCTGAAAGAACAGGAGCCGCTTGTCACGCAGGCCATGGCTCACGGGTTTGAAGCTGAGGTGATGAAGATCGTGTCCGGGCAGGAAAGCTTCGTGCTGAAACTCTGGAACAAAAGCTCCAGACCGGATATCGGTGCCCAGTATCATTTATTGAAGGAACTGTTTGAACGGGGGATAGCCGTCTCAGAGCCTCTGGGCTGGGGAATAGATGCTAACGGGGATAAGGTGCTGTTAACGACCTTTGACGGGACGCCCGTGAAAAAAGTGAATGCGCGGAAGCTTGCGGATATGCTGGCGAAGCTGCATCAGGTTAAAGTAAAAGACTTGCAGGGGACACATCTGCCTTTTAATGATTTTATGAAGTACTTTTTCCCGGGGGCAGAAGAGTACGCCGATATCTCCCGATTATTGATCCCCCTTATTCAGAGGGCCCAAATGAAACAGGATAGCATAATACACGGCGACTTCCATATGAACAACATTGTAGAGAAGAACGGACGCTATACGGTCATAGATTGGACGAACGGGCAGGCAGGAGATCCAGGGTATGATTTTGCCTGGAGCGTTGTACTGCTGAGAGTATATGCTTCAGCGCCGTATGCAGCAACGTTTCGTTCCGCCTACTTACAGCGATATAATATTGGGCCCGAAAAGCTTAAGATATATAAAGCGCTGGCGGTTCTCAGATGGATGCTGCTTCAGCGCAGCGGCGGTGTGCCTGTAAAGCAGGATACATTCCAGCGCATAACGGGTATTGCTGAACATAATCCGTTTCTGCAGGGATGA
- a CDS encoding DUF4003 family protein has protein sequence MNAQFEARLELFAQNTQAVKKAFAWKSGQINRLAALLYTAENKTVDVDAIRRSSDLIKSTTGPFSTFRGNLSVCIAAMLSLSGGKEALLANTLHVYDLLKGLKFRASDYLVVAAYQIAAHTTPDQYERTAERARHFYDSMKANHRFLTGQDDYIFSAMLALSDLEPERGTARMEQLYAELKPEFLSGNSVQALTQVLVLGEDTPEAAARVLALRDAFRSRNIRLDKEYTLSSLGVLSLLPAGHETLVQNISDTYESLRTKKGFGSWSITKQELLLLSAALVAYKQIDELKNGVLTTALSTSLTNIVIAQQTAIAVAATSSAAAASSASH, from the coding sequence ATGAACGCACAGTTTGAAGCACGGCTTGAATTATTCGCCCAGAATACGCAGGCCGTAAAGAAGGCTTTTGCCTGGAAAAGCGGACAGATCAACCGTTTGGCCGCCCTGCTGTACACAGCAGAGAATAAAACGGTGGATGTAGATGCCATCCGCAGGAGCAGTGACTTGATCAAGAGCACCACCGGCCCCTTTTCTACCTTCCGGGGTAACCTGTCCGTCTGTATCGCAGCAATGCTGTCGCTTTCAGGCGGCAAGGAAGCCCTGCTGGCAAACACACTTCATGTGTATGACCTGCTGAAGGGACTGAAATTCCGGGCCTCAGATTATCTTGTGGTAGCCGCCTACCAGATCGCCGCGCATACGACTCCGGATCAATATGAGCGGACGGCAGAGAGAGCACGGCATTTCTACGACAGCATGAAGGCGAACCACCGTTTTCTCACCGGACAGGACGACTATATCTTCTCTGCTATGCTAGCACTGTCAGATCTTGAGCCTGAACGCGGAACAGCCCGAATGGAACAGCTCTATGCTGAACTGAAACCGGAATTCCTGTCGGGCAACAGCGTGCAGGCGCTGACACAGGTACTGGTGCTTGGTGAAGATACTCCGGAGGCAGCCGCACGTGTCCTCGCCCTGCGGGATGCTTTCCGCAGCCGGAACATCCGGCTGGATAAGGAATACACCCTTTCGTCACTAGGTGTACTGTCGTTACTGCCTGCCGGCCACGAAACACTCGTGCAAAACATCTCTGACACCTATGAATCACTGCGGACCAAAAAGGGCTTCGGCAGCTGGTCTATTACTAAGCAGGAGCTGCTGCTGCTTTCGGCTGCACTGGTTGCCTATAAGCAGATCGACGAGTTGAAAAACGGTGTTTTAACGACGGCGCTTTCCACCAGCCTGACCAATATTGTTATCGCCCAGCAGACAGCTATTGCCGTAGCCGCCACGTCCTCAGCTGCTGCCGCCTCGTCCGCTTCCCATTAA
- a CDS encoding zinc ribbon domain-containing protein YjdM has translation MNELPNCPQCSSVYTYEDGAQLVCPECGHEWTAGAENGNSEDLKVVKDANGNVLSDGDAVTIIKDLKVKGSSSVLKIGTKVKNIRLVEGDHDIDCKIDGFGAMKLKSEFVRKA, from the coding sequence ATGAATGAATTGCCGAATTGTCCGCAATGCAGCTCAGTATACACTTATGAGGATGGAGCGCAGCTGGTCTGTCCGGAATGCGGGCATGAGTGGACTGCCGGTGCAGAGAACGGGAACAGTGAAGACCTTAAGGTTGTGAAGGATGCCAACGGCAATGTCCTGAGCGACGGAGATGCTGTAACCATCATTAAGGATTTGAAGGTCAAGGGAAGCTCCTCGGTGCTGAAGATCGGCACAAAGGTGAAGAACATCCGGCTGGTTGAAGGCGATCATGACATCGACTGCAAAATTGACGGCTTTGGCGCAATGAAGCTGAAATCGGAGTTCGTCCGAAAAGCATAG